One window of the Leptospira koniambonensis genome contains the following:
- a CDS encoding multidrug effflux MFS transporter: MSKSNGTLILILGALTAIAPFSIDMYLPGMNEIAKDLGTPISDVQLTLTSFFFGISFGQLFYGPIVDRFGRKIPLLVGLILYIVSSLACGFSNSVNSLIFFRFLQSLGACAGMVIPRAVVRDVFSPHEGAKVFSQIILVMGIAPILAPTVGGLLLQFASWNWIFFTLTGISTLMLFGSLLVFQDTKGGDSSISLKIAPVIKEYIEVFSNPIFKTYVLSSGFSASVMFAYIAGSPFVFMVLNGLSQTEYSYLFGFNAFGLILSSQINRILLKKFEAATIVKYVGYSYLILCSLLIIFEILGLGFIPMLVLIFFLVSAFGLIVPNASALAMAPFSKNAGSASALMGALQMVFGAVSTAAVSLLHDGSAYPMITVMSMSGVMSLACLFFLGKTHKKIKES, from the coding sequence GTGAGTAAATCTAACGGCACTTTAATCCTAATACTTGGGGCATTGACTGCAATTGCACCTTTCTCGATCGATATGTACCTTCCAGGTATGAATGAGATCGCGAAAGATCTTGGGACCCCGATCTCAGACGTGCAACTAACGTTAACTAGTTTCTTTTTCGGAATTTCTTTCGGACAATTATTTTACGGACCAATCGTTGATCGTTTCGGCCGTAAAATTCCTCTACTCGTAGGTCTTATATTATACATCGTAAGCTCCTTGGCTTGCGGATTTTCGAATTCAGTTAATTCATTAATATTCTTCCGCTTTTTACAATCTTTAGGTGCTTGTGCCGGAATGGTTATCCCAAGAGCAGTCGTAAGAGACGTGTTCTCTCCTCATGAAGGAGCAAAAGTTTTTTCTCAGATCATTTTAGTAATGGGAATCGCACCTATACTTGCTCCTACTGTAGGAGGACTTCTTCTTCAGTTTGCTAGTTGGAATTGGATCTTTTTTACTCTAACTGGTATTTCTACTTTGATGCTTTTTGGATCGCTATTGGTTTTCCAAGATACCAAAGGTGGAGACTCTTCTATCTCTCTTAAGATAGCTCCAGTGATCAAAGAATATATCGAAGTATTTTCAAATCCTATCTTCAAAACATACGTTCTTAGCTCTGGATTTTCTGCATCTGTGATGTTTGCATATATAGCTGGTTCTCCATTTGTATTCATGGTTTTGAATGGGCTCTCTCAAACTGAGTATAGCTATCTTTTTGGATTTAATGCTTTCGGTTTGATCCTTTCTAGTCAGATCAATCGTATTCTTCTCAAAAAATTCGAAGCAGCTACTATTGTGAAGTATGTAGGTTATTCTTATCTAATACTTTGTTCTTTGCTTATTATTTTCGAAATTTTAGGCTTAGGATTTATTCCTATGCTTGTTTTGATCTTCTTCTTGGTGAGTGCGTTCGGATTAATTGTTCCAAATGCTTCTGCACTTGCGATGGCTCCTTTTTCTAAAAATGCGGGAAGTGCATCAGCTTTAATGGGTGCATTACAAATGGTATTCGGTGCAGTTTCTACTGCAGCAGTCAGCCTTCTTCATGACGGAAGCGCTTATCCAATGATCACAGTAATGTCTATGTCCGGCGTAATGTCTTTGGCTTGTTTATTCTTCTTAGGAAAAACCCATAAGAAAATTAAAGAATCTTAA
- a CDS encoding long-chain fatty acid--CoA ligase — translation MRSTMMDYPLVLPSILKRAKEVHPHKEIVTKWHDNSIQRLTYGEFYKRTIRLMSALRKAGVKPGETIATFCLNHSVHLELYFAIPSIRAVLHTINIRLFPEQLTYIINEAKDKFIFVDKSLAPAIEKNLSQIHGVQKFIIIDDKENVPFPNLPNAISYDDFLKTGDGVENFEPIDEFEAAGICYTSGTTGNPKGVVYSHRSTYLHSMSICMGDALCIREAETVLPVVPMFHVNSWGIPFASVMTGCKLVFPGKHLLGASLAELLESEEVTLTAGVPTVWNVLYQHLKKTKYNLKLHTMVVGGSAAPRGLIEGFEKDFGISILHAWGMTETSPVGTVSHLRGFMKNLDDNKRYSYRAKQGVPVPGVEIRAIDDNGKDVPKDGKTPGELLVRGPWIAASYKSGESSESFTSDGWFRTGDVVVLDEYGYMQITDRKKDLIKTRGEWISSVDMENLVMADPDVLEAAVVGRKDPVRDEAPVIFVVPVEGKEVDPKKIHDRLKDNFAHWQLPKLDDIRSVSAIPKTSVGKFDKKILRKELEE, via the coding sequence ATGCGTTCCACTATGATGGATTATCCATTGGTTTTGCCTTCCATTCTAAAAAGAGCGAAAGAGGTTCATCCTCATAAAGAAATCGTAACCAAATGGCATGATAATTCCATCCAAAGACTGACTTACGGAGAATTTTATAAAAGAACCATTCGTTTGATGAGCGCATTAAGGAAAGCAGGTGTAAAACCGGGAGAAACAATCGCTACTTTTTGTTTAAATCATTCTGTTCACTTGGAATTATATTTTGCGATCCCTAGTATTCGTGCAGTTCTTCATACGATCAATATTCGATTATTTCCTGAACAACTTACTTATATCATTAATGAAGCTAAGGACAAATTTATATTTGTAGATAAATCTTTGGCTCCTGCCATCGAAAAGAATTTAAGCCAGATCCATGGTGTGCAAAAGTTTATCATTATAGATGATAAGGAGAATGTTCCATTTCCAAATCTTCCAAATGCAATTTCGTATGATGATTTTTTGAAAACAGGAGATGGGGTAGAAAATTTCGAACCTATAGATGAGTTCGAAGCCGCTGGGATTTGTTATACTTCTGGAACGACTGGAAATCCTAAAGGGGTAGTTTATTCTCATAGATCTACTTATTTACATTCAATGTCCATCTGTATGGGAGATGCTTTGTGTATAAGAGAAGCAGAAACTGTTCTTCCTGTAGTTCCAATGTTCCATGTAAATTCATGGGGAATTCCTTTCGCCTCAGTGATGACCGGATGTAAGTTAGTATTTCCCGGAAAACATCTTTTGGGTGCTTCTCTCGCGGAATTATTAGAATCGGAAGAAGTTACATTAACTGCTGGAGTTCCTACAGTTTGGAATGTTCTCTACCAACACCTAAAGAAAACTAAATATAATTTGAAACTTCATACAATGGTAGTAGGGGGCTCTGCCGCACCTCGAGGTTTGATCGAAGGTTTCGAAAAAGATTTTGGGATCTCCATTCTTCATGCTTGGGGAATGACAGAAACTTCTCCCGTTGGAACCGTTTCTCATCTTCGTGGTTTTATGAAAAACTTGGATGACAATAAAAGATATTCTTATAGAGCCAAACAAGGTGTGCCTGTTCCGGGTGTAGAGATCAGGGCAATCGATGATAATGGCAAAGATGTTCCTAAAGATGGAAAAACTCCAGGAGAACTTTTAGTACGAGGACCTTGGATTGCCGCTTCTTATAAAAGTGGAGAATCTTCCGAATCTTTTACTTCCGATGGTTGGTTCCGCACAGGAGATGTTGTTGTTTTGGATGAGTATGGTTACATGCAGATCACAGATCGCAAAAAGGATCTGATCAAAACCAGAGGAGAATGGATCTCTTCTGTTGATATGGAAAACCTAGTCATGGCAGATCCGGATGTATTAGAAGCAGCGGTTGTAGGAAGAAAAGATCCAGTCAGAGACGAAGCTCCAGTTATATTTGTAGTTCCAGTAGAAGGTAAAGAAGTAGATCCGAAAAAAATACATGATCGACTCAAAGATAATTTTGCTCACTGGCAATTGCCTAAGCTAGATGATATTCGGTCGGTTTCTGCGATCCCAAAAACCAGTGTAGGTAAGTTCGATAAGAAAATTCTAAGAAAAGAATTAGAAGAATAG
- a CDS encoding metal-sensitive transcriptional regulator: MELDEIRKQLTHRLHRIKGQLDALEKSLYNKDEDCEKTLILLKASSQALKKFGEAYVQEYMDRCFSEKKSSASIQKNLKKAIKAAFSL, translated from the coding sequence ATGGAATTAGATGAAATAAGAAAACAACTTACTCATAGACTGCATAGAATTAAAGGTCAATTAGATGCATTAGAAAAGAGTTTGTATAATAAAGACGAAGACTGTGAAAAAACATTAATACTACTCAAAGCTTCTAGCCAGGCCCTTAAAAAATTTGGAGAGGCTTACGTTCAGGAGTACATGGATAGATGTTTCTCTGAAAAAAAATCCTCTGCTTCTATCCAAAAAAACCTGAAAAAAGCGATTAAAGCAGCATTTTCTCTCTAA
- a CDS encoding TolC family protein: protein MRYKSVLSLILGGVLVLISLPGRASDSNMDFFWVWEKVAGNSPSLQTKSLEIEAAKSASARAGLHWFPKLYADVRTYQTNDPTLNFTGKLGQRSATQSDFSTASNRSNLSNFLDSNNQLYQNVNPNSANIFAKDTLNHPGSNVYSRGTLGLEFSVYEGGSGKAFKEIKDKELQSYVLESEYFRKTLYIQTAVAFRSSLVFLDGVREREKMLRQLNSFVKSYRLDAVGNPIGHSGFLALRSVQLRVSSEIKEKELYQKESIELIRILSGGVIENLQPTEMSSRFYEEVLPLPSSESERQTAISKILESHSNISKQRVTMENSKFLPKVGVYAEAYGYNGDRNFANSYNAGVFLQMNLLSPTDIGSKKEAMIQAEAAETKAKEARMKENSEFRILLEKERVLSENRKDSEQSYRIQYEQLLLSQSLFKRGNIPALSLAESFSRTSDALSRKEFMDLEYLKTRAQLILYSEENNEGK, encoded by the coding sequence ATGAGATATAAATCTGTTCTATCACTCATACTTGGCGGGGTATTGGTTTTAATATCTCTACCGGGGAGAGCTTCCGATTCTAATATGGATTTTTTCTGGGTCTGGGAAAAGGTGGCTGGGAATTCTCCTTCTTTACAAACTAAAAGTTTGGAGATAGAAGCCGCGAAATCCGCGAGCGCTAGAGCAGGTTTACATTGGTTTCCTAAATTATACGCGGACGTTCGTACATATCAAACAAATGATCCGACGTTAAATTTTACAGGAAAACTGGGTCAAAGATCCGCAACTCAATCTGATTTTTCCACTGCGAGCAATCGATCTAATCTTTCCAATTTTTTGGATTCCAATAACCAGCTTTATCAAAACGTAAATCCGAATTCGGCAAATATTTTTGCGAAAGATACCTTAAATCATCCGGGTAGTAATGTATATTCGCGCGGAACCTTGGGATTGGAGTTTTCCGTATATGAAGGTGGATCAGGAAAAGCGTTTAAGGAAATTAAAGATAAAGAACTTCAATCTTATGTTCTGGAATCAGAGTATTTTAGAAAAACTTTATATATTCAAACGGCCGTAGCATTTCGTTCTTCTCTGGTCTTTTTAGACGGAGTTAGGGAGAGAGAGAAAATGTTACGTCAACTGAACTCCTTCGTAAAATCATATAGATTGGATGCCGTCGGAAATCCGATCGGACATTCCGGTTTTCTCGCATTAAGATCCGTTCAACTTAGGGTTTCTTCTGAAATAAAGGAGAAAGAACTATATCAAAAAGAATCCATAGAATTGATCAGAATATTGTCCGGAGGCGTAATTGAAAATTTACAACCTACTGAAATGTCTTCTCGATTTTATGAAGAAGTTTTACCACTGCCGTCTTCTGAATCAGAAAGACAGACTGCGATTTCCAAAATTTTGGAATCTCATTCAAATATATCCAAACAAAGAGTAACAATGGAGAATTCTAAATTTCTACCTAAGGTAGGAGTTTATGCAGAAGCATATGGATACAATGGTGATAGGAATTTTGCAAATTCTTATAATGCAGGAGTTTTTCTGCAAATGAATCTTCTAAGTCCTACTGATATAGGTTCCAAAAAGGAAGCGATGATCCAAGCCGAAGCGGCAGAAACAAAAGCGAAGGAGGCAAGAATGAAAGAAAACTCTGAGTTCAGGATCCTTTTAGAAAAGGAAAGAGTACTTTCTGAAAATAGAAAAGATTCCGAGCAATCCTATCGGATACAATATGAACAACTTCTTCTTTCTCAATCATTATTTAAAAGAGGAAATATTCCTGCTTTAAGTTTGGCAGAAAGTTTCTCAAGAACCTCTGATGCTTTATCCAGAAAAGAGTTTATGGATTTGGAATATTTAAAAACGAGAGCTCAGCTCATCCTTTATTCCGAGGAAAACAATGAAGGAAAATAA